From Neobacillus sp. PS2-9, the proteins below share one genomic window:
- a CDS encoding GIY-YIG nuclease family protein, translating to MENNNHFFYVLTCKDGSLYGGYTTSLERRVMQHNEGKGAKYTRGRGPVKLTYFKRFDNKGDALRAEHHFKSLTRKKKVEFLIRETGDEHVAAEKL from the coding sequence ATGGAGAATAACAACCACTTCTTTTATGTGCTAACATGTAAGGATGGAAGTCTTTATGGCGGATATACCACGAGCCTTGAGCGTCGAGTGATGCAGCATAATGAAGGAAAAGGGGCCAAATACACTCGGGGAAGAGGGCCGGTAAAACTAACCTATTTTAAAAGGTTTGATAATAAAGGGGATGCACTGAGGGCAGAGCATCATTTTAAAAGTTTAACTCGAAAGAAAAAAGTCGAGTTTTTAATACGCGAAACGGGTGATGAACATGTGGCAGCAGAAAAGCTTTGA
- a CDS encoding tRNA1(Val) (adenine(37)-N6)-methyltransferase, whose amino-acid sequence MVNLKDDERLDYLLAENLRIIQSPSVFAFSLDAVLLARFVYVPIQKGNLIDLCSGNGVIPLFLSARTKGQITGVEIQERLYDMANRSIEYNGLQDRLHMIHGDIKEIPKQLGYGKFDVVTCNPPYFPTPSKDEMNPNEHLAIARHEILCTLEDAIKASSQLAKQGGKVAFVHRPGRLLDIITLMRQYRLEPKRIQFVYPKKGKEANTLLVEAIKDGSPDLKVSPPLFVYDEDDQYTSEIRAILYGE is encoded by the coding sequence GTGGTTAACTTAAAAGATGATGAGCGGCTTGATTATTTACTAGCTGAGAATTTAAGAATTATTCAAAGCCCCTCCGTTTTTGCTTTTTCACTCGATGCTGTATTATTAGCTCGGTTTGTGTATGTACCTATACAAAAGGGAAATCTTATTGATCTTTGCAGTGGAAACGGAGTCATTCCGTTGTTTTTAAGTGCTCGTACTAAGGGACAAATTACGGGTGTAGAAATACAAGAGCGTTTATATGATATGGCGAATAGAAGTATTGAATATAACGGTCTACAAGATCGACTACATATGATTCATGGAGACATAAAGGAAATACCAAAGCAGCTAGGATATGGAAAATTTGATGTGGTTACTTGTAATCCGCCTTACTTTCCAACTCCGTCAAAGGATGAAATGAATCCCAATGAACATTTAGCGATTGCTCGACATGAGATCCTTTGTACCCTAGAGGATGCGATCAAGGCCTCGAGTCAGTTAGCGAAGCAGGGAGGAAAGGTAGCTTTTGTACACCGCCCGGGCAGACTATTGGATATCATCACTCTTATGCGTCAGTACAGACTTGAGCCAAAACGAATTCAATTTGTCTATCCTAAGAAGGGGAAAGAGGCCAATACCCTGTTAGTAGAAGCAATTAAAGACGGCAGCCCTGACTTAAAAGTTTCCCCGCCGCTGTTTGTTTATGATGAGGATGATCAGTACACTTCGGAAATAAGGGCAATCTTATATGGAGAATAA